One window of Bombina bombina isolate aBomBom1 unplaced genomic scaffold, aBomBom1.pri scaffold_1309, whole genome shotgun sequence genomic DNA carries:
- the LOC128643981 gene encoding outer dense fiber protein 3-like, whose protein sequence is PAAYSLPSVLGPRIVERTSAPNFSMTGRSKIGSFHEDLQKTPGPGTYRVVDPGMYKYRPPQYSITGRNSLPGDTTQKPGPGAYSPEKVVFSRPQAPNFSFGIRHSEYVAPLIVDVAD, encoded by the exons GCCCCGCAGCTTACTCATTGCCCTCTGTGCTGGGGCCCCGGATAGTGGAGAGAACATCAGCACCAAACTTCTCCATGACGGGGAGAAGCAAGATAGGCAGCTTCCATGAGGATCTGCAGAAA ACACCTGGTCCAGGGACATATCGGGTTGTTGATCCTGGGATGTATAAATACCGACCTCCCCAATACAGCATAACTGGCCGCAATAGCCTACCTGGTGACACCACGCAGAAACCAGGACCTGGAGCTTACAGCCCGGAGAAG GTCGTTTTTTCACGACCCCAAGCCCCAAATTTCTCCTTTGGGATCCGCCACTCAGAGTACGTCGCCCCGCTGATTGTAGACGTTGCAGACTAA